Below is a genomic region from Eupeodes corollae chromosome 1, idEupCoro1.1, whole genome shotgun sequence.
TGTCTGGCTTTCAGTCTGTTCATGAGTCTTCCTTTTCTAACAATCGTTCCTTTAAATCTCTAGAAGTCCATGCGTCTATAactttatcttttatatttatttcacaaATCTCTTGCTTTGTTTCACCAAAAGAGCATTTAGCTGCCTAATTGCGTAGCCGTAAAAGAAACTCATTGAAATTCTCCCCATCATCTAACTTCAGCGTTCTGAACAAATGTCTTTCAAACGTCGAATTTCTCTTTGGAGAAAAATATTCGTTTAGCTTTTTTACTAACACCTTGAATACATCTTCAGAAGCAATATCGTCCTCAGTAGTAGCACAATTGACCAATATCCCTATATTAAAAATTACCTCTTGCAACTGCGGTCCTTCAAGATGCAAaagcttatttttctttttaactgaaTCGATAATTTCTTCAGACTCCAAATAAAGAACAAATGAGCGATACCACTTTTCCCATTCTGACCTCATCAAAGACTTATCGATGGTCTCACAAAGAAAAGGTTTTATTCCTGAGGCGCTCATcatctcctttttttaaatgcaacaaCAATCCTACTATTTAATGTTATTACTTAAGCACaaatatattcaattaaatgatCATACCTTTCGgttctttaataaataataatgacatttttttttaatccaaacgTAGATTTCAATGCCTTCttgatatattttcaaaaatctcaattttttaaaaattggatttacGAGGTTTGCATCTTTGGCCGACGGTATGTTCTTCTGAAGATTTGGAATAAACCAGGATGCCGtcaatttatgaaaatcaaaagttggtTTCGAATAAGATCACATCTATTAATCTTTGAAATGTGTTTTCAGGATTCCTTAGTTCAAAAGTCATGAAATAGTTTGCTTTTACAGTCTTGCAATCGTCATCTGGATTTATTGGAATTTGTTGATAAGAGTATGTATTTAATAAGGCCATGGATGGAAACATTTTGCTTCCATTGACGATAAAACGTGCAGAATAGTTATCCAGAGTTGATCGAGCATTCAATGCTCACTAATCTCCAAAGGGACGCCAACcgtttataattatttgtacTCGTATgcctatatttattttttctgaagatAATCGGTGATGACCTGATGCCCAGGTGTAGTTCGAATGTGATGAATAGTTATGTGTTTTAAATCTTTGGATAAACAAGCTGGATGAGTTATTTCTTGAAGTTTACTAAGTATGCAGCGAATTAAGTCTCTTAGTTTCTTGAGTATTGCTTTTGCACATTAGGGTGtcccgaaattttttttttttggattttccgAACAAAAGACCTCTCAAAACTTGCGTAATTGGACttagattacaaaaatatataaaataaaatattaaaatttgtctagGGGGTTGTACCGAccctcaaaattttgacaaattaatatttaatgtcGGTTCCTGAGctactatttattataaaataataactttttgatCTTATTAGGTTTAAAACACATTTGACGTTTTGATTTGCATGCAACAATACGTTTCCAGCGGTTTCAAATTTATAAGGTTTTTAGCTAAAAATACCCTCAATAGGTGaccaaatttgaatttttttaatttttggcgcATATTGCTATTATCATCATTTTCCTGGAACTTAAAAGCACTGCTCTATAAATCTgacacaatttgaattaaagtttcTATACCAATccgattttgaaaaaacatttgtttataaatttgagGCCTACCTGCACAAATGACTTAATTTATTGATGTCCTTTAAGGATATGGGGTTTTACCTGTTTCCTAGTTTAGTTTAGAGTCATCTGAGAAGCTTTTCGACGTTGCTGCTTCTAAATGCACTTCATTTCAAACTTGTTTGTGTTTAAAACCAAAGAAAGTTCCCATCCATGAGAGAAGTTTTTTGTTGGATCAACGAAATAAAAGGAAAATGGTTATAAGCGGGGTTgacaagaaagaaacaaatttctTGAAGAAACGACAGCAGAGGCAAATTGAAGAGTCAAAGAGGGAAGCAAAAAAATGGTCTACGCAGGAAACGGATATTGTCTCAGGAAATTGCATTGAAGTCTTGGTGCGTGAATCTTCCCCAGAAACACATTCGGTAACAGAGGCATCAACAACAAACCCCCCTTTGACAGAGGCACCATCGACTTCAAGAGCTTATTGCAATAGATTGATGTTGCCAACAGTTGCCAAGGTATGTGATCGATACGGTTTATCGACGCGATCTGCTGCTGCTGTCGCTTCTGCTGTTTTGGCTGATGTCGTCTTGGTTTCTTCCAAAGTTTCAACTCTTATTATAGACAAAAATAAGATCCACCGAGCTGTATCGAAATCACGTAAAGAAGCTTTAGAAGATATTGGAGGGGTGCGTTAACTATTTCGCCACCTCTTTCCGAAAATTGATGAGTAGAAAGTTCAGATCAAAACAGCTTGGACGTGTGATGGCATGCGTTGTAACCAAAGTTGGTGCAAAAGGTTATCCTATGTAGTGGAAAGACCAGCAAGAGAGGAAGAAGAAGGCAAAAGAATTGTGACGGTCACCATAAGCTGCCAGACACGTTGATCTTCTTTTTATCACTTATTTAATATGACAAATATctacttgttttgttttcacttggcattataaacttttttatcagAGGAATATTTGCTTtcgtattttataatttaatcttGCATAAATTATTCGAATGAAAAACATCTTAGAATGCTGTCTATCGCCCATTCTATCGAATGTTTAAAAGAATGGTCTTCACGGAAGTTACATATTTGATTCATTTCTTTAAACtgtaatttttaattcgttCTCGAAACGTTTGAGAATATCATCTAAACAGTCACATGGCGTGCAGTACACGGGTGCAATTCtccaagcaaaaataaaaatagactaatttcttattttgtttaaataatattttaacttatttattatgatttaattaacaaaaacataaaaaaaacataattttcttttttttgtatttacatttgTGTATAAACTGGATTGATGGTTAATACATTATGGAGAACAAACAAATTAGATTTTACATATGACGGGTATTACCAAAGCCACCATGGCCAGATTGTGAAGCGCCCTTATTGAAACCCATTTGTAAATTAAGTTCAGCATTGTGTGCACGCAATTGTTCTTCGGTGAATGTACGCTTGTTTTCATCTGCCATTTTTGGTCCCAAACTTGGTCCATTATATTCAGGGTGTTTTTGAGtctacacaaatttaaaaaatggaatttaacaataatttaataatagctttataaaatgttttaacttaCAAGACGTCCCAAAGAGTACAAACAAAGTGTAACTTGTGGGATATTTCTACGTTCAAAAAGATCAGCAGTTTGGAAGATTTCTTCCTCTGGAACTCCGTACTTCTTGATACCAGCTTGGAAACGTTGAATATTTTCCATCAATTGGAAATTAGTTCCACGTTCTTGGATTTTCTTTACAGAACCAGGAGCCAGTTTGTTGATCAATTTGCACAAAACAATACCATCTTTCAAAATGTCTTCGTATTGGCCGCTTGGTACTTTCTCACCAAGTACATCGAAAATCCATTGAAGGACTTCAGCTTCAGTTTCCTTGTTACGAGGCTgagtaaggaaaaaaaaagaaattaattaaattaatactaaaaaatatggtaaaaattaataagtatATAATTTGTGTTATCTGACTTCATCCATCTTCCAATAAATGAggaaaatgaagtttttaaaaaataagcaattagttgttttttgcaaatttttgagaatCATTACTTTTATTTCGTGATACTTGGTATGTTTATGTATAAATTATAGGTGAACAAAACACCTTTAATATTTAATGCTTAACCATCATCGTAACCTATAGCCttaggtcacaaaaaacaacaaatccttAGAGACGTGTCTATTGAATGAACTTGATGAaaatagcttttatttttcCTCAAGAGATTTTATTAATTGGCTtggtttatttataaacttgatCAAATGTTTTGTGGTTTGGTATTCCTCGTAATGGTCAACATTCAgttatacacatacatataataGACTTTCCCTTAAACCAGGTGTAGAATAGgtggtgttttttgttttttatg
It encodes:
- the LOC129941798 gene encoding muscle-specific protein 20 — its product is MAPRNKETEAEVLQWIFDVLGEKVPSGQYEDILKDGIVLCKLINKLAPGSVKKIQERGTNFQLMENIQRFQAGIKKYGVPEEEIFQTADLFERRNIPQVTLCLYSLGRLTQKHPEYNGPSLGPKMADENKRTFTEEQLRAHNAELNLQMGFNKGASQSGHGGFGNTRHM